A single Pseudodesulfovibrio aespoeensis Aspo-2 DNA region contains:
- a CDS encoding chemotaxis protein CheA produces the protein MNQDYLDPEILSDFFVEAKEHLETIEPNLLELEKAPDNLGLLNEIFRPMHSLKGASGFLGLNKINGLAHKAENILDELRQGSMRVTGGIMDLILSATDALRTMVDNLETSGVEGDVDTAPVIARIEAALAGKLDEGPPSSREVASVGVANVEVDDRPDETIEPQWELETVEPEPKPASAAVKTEKVVMTASFHPLPDPDFDDAPYGLSTVGEGHLADFLEEAHEIIENLNRCLLALEGDARGSEEMINDTFRYFHNLKGNSGIIGFKELNSLTHEAETLLNKVRKGDMECNHGLIDLLLSSVDLIEELVGKVDVETNRVTPVDTSVMAQLLQKVTEEGDVAVVAEALAAIKGEVHVPSPAGAQSAPPAPQAQAGAASAAKAPVAAGATPGDYDPEDVALFLQTIKQQLESAAVALGMLREDAGQADIVDSLFRTFQTIQNSAGYMGLAGIKEYSERTVGLVDQGRKSNIDFSLMLDILDQEFSILKDMLLKEMQTITGSPVPDPTLGINVPGGKKAAKPAAPRPAAPPPAASRPAAPKPIPAPAPEPEMDQDYLEEDFEVSAPVPARPAAPPSWVAPKPAQKSARPAAKTSMTNALSKNAAAAAQQQAKPKASSTIRVDHHKLDHLMNVIGELIINRNRYAMLARALEDGHEDVHVVAQQLTETTYAMARISDDLQDTIMKVRMVPVQTVFSRFPRLVRDLSRKSGKQVELIMEGEETEFDKSVVEEIGDPLVHLVRNAVDHGLEDEQERIQAGKKPKGHVWLRAYHKGNSVAIEVEDDGRGIDPEKLRQVAVRKGVISQEEANAMDDREALDLIFAPGFSSAEKVTDISGRGVGMDVVKTNIKNLKGSVNTQSEVGKGTKLTLTLPLTLAIIDALMVQVAGETFAIPLDAVSETTKIETVKLSDVNNRKAVTLRGEVLGVIELAELLDLPQSMDERDVLPMVVIHDNDRRLGLVVDRLLERQEIVIKPLGQYLNDFNLKGLSGATIMGDGSVVLILDPHEIYSLSTQLGRKEPSAASLALGK, from the coding sequence ATGAACCAGGACTATCTCGATCCGGAAATCTTATCCGATTTTTTTGTTGAAGCCAAAGAGCACTTGGAGACCATCGAACCCAATCTGCTCGAACTGGAAAAGGCACCCGACAACCTTGGGCTGCTCAACGAGATATTCCGGCCCATGCATTCGCTCAAGGGGGCGTCCGGATTTCTCGGACTCAACAAGATCAACGGGCTGGCCCACAAGGCGGAGAACATTCTGGACGAGCTGCGCCAGGGGTCCATGCGCGTGACCGGCGGGATCATGGACCTGATCCTCTCGGCCACCGATGCCCTGCGCACCATGGTCGACAACCTGGAAACCAGCGGGGTCGAGGGCGATGTGGACACGGCCCCGGTCATCGCCAGGATAGAGGCCGCACTGGCCGGAAAGCTCGACGAGGGGCCGCCAAGCTCCAGAGAGGTTGCCAGCGTCGGGGTCGCCAATGTCGAGGTGGACGACAGGCCTGACGAGACCATCGAGCCCCAGTGGGAGTTGGAGACCGTCGAGCCCGAACCGAAACCCGCGTCCGCAGCGGTCAAAACGGAAAAAGTTGTCATGACAGCATCGTTTCACCCCCTGCCCGATCCCGACTTCGACGACGCCCCGTACGGCCTGAGTACGGTTGGCGAGGGGCATCTAGCCGATTTTCTTGAAGAAGCGCATGAGATCATTGAGAACCTGAACCGTTGTCTGCTCGCCCTTGAAGGCGACGCCCGCGGCAGCGAGGAGATGATCAATGACACCTTCCGCTATTTTCACAACCTCAAGGGCAACAGCGGCATCATCGGGTTCAAGGAACTCAACTCCCTGACCCACGAGGCCGAGACCCTGCTCAACAAGGTGCGCAAGGGCGACATGGAATGCAACCATGGACTCATCGACCTGCTGCTCTCCTCGGTGGATCTGATCGAGGAGTTGGTGGGCAAGGTGGATGTCGAGACCAACAGGGTCACCCCGGTGGACACCAGCGTCATGGCCCAATTGCTCCAGAAGGTGACCGAGGAGGGCGACGTGGCGGTGGTGGCCGAGGCCCTGGCCGCCATCAAGGGCGAGGTCCATGTGCCATCCCCGGCCGGAGCGCAGTCCGCTCCCCCCGCTCCCCAGGCGCAGGCCGGTGCGGCTTCTGCCGCCAAGGCACCGGTCGCCGCAGGGGCAACCCCTGGCGACTATGACCCCGAGGACGTTGCCCTGTTCCTCCAGACCATCAAGCAGCAGCTCGAAAGCGCTGCCGTGGCCCTTGGCATGCTGCGCGAGGACGCCGGGCAGGCGGATATAGTGGACAGCCTGTTCCGCACCTTCCAGACCATCCAGAACTCTGCGGGCTACATGGGCCTTGCCGGGATCAAGGAATATTCCGAACGCACAGTGGGGCTCGTGGACCAGGGGCGCAAGAGCAACATCGATTTCAGCCTGATGCTCGACATCCTCGACCAGGAATTTTCCATCCTCAAGGACATGCTGCTCAAGGAGATGCAGACCATCACCGGCAGCCCTGTTCCGGACCCGACTCTGGGCATCAACGTCCCCGGCGGGAAAAAGGCGGCCAAACCTGCCGCGCCCAGGCCCGCCGCGCCGCCGCCCGCCGCGTCCAGGCCCGCCGCTCCCAAACCGATCCCGGCACCCGCTCCGGAGCCGGAAATGGACCAGGACTATCTGGAAGAAGATTTCGAGGTATCGGCCCCGGTTCCGGCTCGCCCTGCGGCTCCGCCGTCCTGGGTTGCGCCAAAACCCGCACAAAAGTCCGCCCGACCGGCGGCAAAGACCTCCATGACCAACGCCCTCAGCAAAAACGCGGCTGCCGCAGCCCAGCAACAGGCAAAACCCAAGGCATCGAGCACCATCCGGGTGGACCACCACAAGCTCGATCACCTGATGAACGTCATCGGCGAGCTGATCATCAACCGCAACCGGTACGCCATGCTGGCCCGCGCCCTTGAGGATGGCCACGAGGACGTGCATGTGGTGGCCCAGCAGCTGACCGAAACCACCTACGCCATGGCCCGCATCTCAGACGATTTGCAGGACACCATCATGAAGGTCCGCATGGTGCCGGTCCAGACCGTGTTTTCGCGCTTTCCCAGACTGGTGCGCGACCTGAGCCGCAAGAGCGGCAAGCAGGTGGAGCTGATCATGGAAGGCGAGGAGACGGAATTCGACAAGAGCGTGGTGGAGGAGATCGGCGATCCGCTGGTCCATCTGGTGCGCAACGCCGTGGACCACGGCCTGGAGGACGAGCAGGAGCGCATCCAGGCGGGCAAGAAGCCCAAGGGGCATGTCTGGCTGCGGGCCTATCACAAGGGCAACTCGGTGGCCATCGAGGTGGAGGACGACGGGCGGGGCATTGATCCCGAAAAGCTCAGGCAGGTGGCGGTGCGCAAGGGCGTCATCTCGCAGGAGGAAGCCAATGCCATGGACGACCGCGAGGCCTTGGACCTGATCTTTGCCCCGGGCTTCTCCTCGGCGGAGAAGGTCACGGACATCTCTGGTCGCGGCGTGGGCATGGACGTGGTCAAGACCAACATCAAGAATCTCAAGGGCAGCGTGAACACCCAGTCCGAAGTGGGCAAGGGCACCAAGCTGACCCTGACCCTGCCCCTGACCCTGGCCATCATCGACGCCCTCATGGTCCAGGTGGCGGGCGAGACCTTTGCCATCCCGCTGGATGCGGTCTCCGAGACCACCAAGATCGAGACGGTGAAGCTCTCGGATGTCAACAACCGCAAGGCAGTGACCCTGCGCGGCGAGGTGCTCGGCGTCATCGAGCTGGCCGAGCTGCTCGACCTGCCTCAATCCATGGACGAACGCGACGTGCTGCCCATGGTCGTCATCCACGACAACGACAGGCGGCTCGGGCTGGTGGTGGACCGGCTCCTGGAACGTCAGGAGATCGTCATCAAGCCCCTGGGGCAGTATCTCAACGATTTCAACCTCAAGGGGCTGTCCGGCGCGACCATCATGGGCGACGGCTCGGTGGTCCTGATCCTGGACCCGCACGAGATATACAGCCTTTCGACCCAGCTTGGCCGAAAGGAGCCTTCCGCCGCATCCCTGGCCCTCGGCAAGTAA
- a CDS encoding HlyD family secretion protein produces the protein MKALILKKQTTWIVILLISLLPLPSIINYMHRFVVRNGVVTAFLYEVKAPIDGVVNSLSAEPGSILGDKPALILGNKRNMGRYTTLERELTSLEESLKQSQSSLAQYLDRIIRDLEQSINILEARLIGERATLKEVRQRRKRTLQLVEATVATGEDADRVEAEYQKGEALVRTTQLEIEQLKHRKRMLVQGMVPSDLSDGILHVQKQIDTLQLDILACKRRMSETETASSPQTPSALLQEGGINSGSSQATVVLPETSVIWEVDVQNGMEVTKGERLLSYIDRSQLMVIVAVDDATLELIEYDHPVRMRLFGRKDFMNGKVIRVMGSAGIWHSNHFAAEISGKSPRDGRVLVRIEDGQLYNEVEKFCGVGRTVYAEFEGIGLLEQYFGVFLR, from the coding sequence ATGAAGGCATTGATCCTCAAGAAGCAAACGACATGGATAGTAATCTTACTCATTTCTTTACTTCCGTTGCCATCCATCATCAACTATATGCACCGTTTCGTGGTTCGCAACGGCGTAGTGACCGCTTTTCTGTATGAAGTAAAAGCACCCATTGACGGTGTGGTGAACTCGCTTTCAGCTGAACCAGGTTCAATCCTCGGGGATAAACCAGCATTGATACTCGGCAACAAGCGCAACATGGGGCGATATACGACACTCGAAAGGGAACTCACTTCACTCGAGGAGAGCCTGAAGCAAAGTCAAAGCAGCCTCGCGCAATACCTCGATAGAATTATACGCGATTTGGAACAAAGTATTAATATTCTGGAAGCTCGCTTAATCGGAGAAAGGGCCACTCTGAAGGAAGTTAGACAACGTCGCAAACGCACTCTGCAACTTGTTGAGGCGACTGTGGCAACAGGTGAGGATGCTGACCGGGTTGAGGCCGAATACCAAAAGGGCGAAGCGCTGGTACGAACTACCCAACTTGAGATTGAACAACTCAAACACCGTAAACGCATGTTAGTCCAGGGAATGGTCCCAAGTGATTTGTCAGATGGCATCCTGCATGTTCAGAAACAAATCGACACACTACAATTGGATATTCTTGCCTGCAAAAGGCGCATGAGCGAAACTGAAACGGCTTCCAGCCCCCAGACACCCTCCGCTCTTCTTCAGGAAGGAGGAATTAACAGCGGGTCATCCCAAGCAACCGTGGTACTTCCGGAAACATCCGTCATATGGGAAGTCGACGTTCAAAACGGTATGGAAGTAACCAAAGGGGAACGACTTTTATCGTACATCGACCGAAGTCAACTCATGGTTATAGTCGCTGTTGATGATGCAACCCTTGAACTGATTGAGTATGACCATCCTGTTCGGATGCGTTTGTTCGGTAGAAAAGACTTCATGAATGGCAAGGTGATCCGGGTCATGGGCTCAGCAGGCATCTGGCACTCCAACCATTTTGCGGCTGAAATCTCGGGTAAATCGCCTCGGGATGGGCGAGTTCTTGTGCGAATTGAGGACGGACAACTCTATAATGAAGTGGAAAAATTCTGCGGCGTAGGTCGGACAGTCTATGCAGAATTTGAGGGAATCGGTCTTTTGGAGCAATATTTTGGAGTCTTTTTGCGATGA
- a CDS encoding cation diffusion facilitator family transporter, giving the protein MSHSTSTLTTQQREKENAVLWATVLDTILLFFITSAGLMSGSMTALSEIIRYTLLLAIEYITYVVLRRTHRGMFSEFEYGTGKIERITNLLVAFGLILSSMYIFSKVISMDDSSPMSTNTLMLTMIATTINLILNYYFSIAFIRSNQTESSVIISSQIASRIAKTVASAVVLGVFLVALWLPDPISARIVDRWGSLFITGYMIVIAYGLIKESLPEILDRTIPEPEHYQILRILAENVDQYDGFSGYKARRSGKDLFILLNLCFFSTYTLEQIETRLSPIRQAFETELPGANLTIEPKIMDKH; this is encoded by the coding sequence ATGAGTCACTCCACAAGTACACTGACCACTCAGCAACGTGAAAAAGAGAACGCTGTACTCTGGGCGACTGTTCTGGACACGATCCTTTTATTTTTTATAACGAGTGCCGGCTTGATGTCCGGTTCAATGACTGCGCTGTCAGAAATAATCAGATATACACTTTTGCTCGCGATAGAATACATCACTTATGTGGTATTAAGACGTACTCACAGAGGGATGTTTAGTGAATTTGAATATGGGACAGGAAAAATTGAACGAATTACGAACCTGCTGGTGGCTTTTGGACTTATACTGAGCAGCATGTATATTTTCTCGAAAGTTATTTCCATGGATGATAGTTCACCTATGTCGACCAATACTCTAATGCTTACAATGATTGCAACCACCATTAACCTTATTTTAAATTACTACTTCTCAATAGCATTTATTCGCTCCAATCAAACGGAGAGTTCTGTAATCATTTCCTCTCAAATCGCTTCCCGAATCGCAAAAACAGTCGCATCAGCTGTTGTCTTGGGTGTTTTCTTGGTTGCGTTATGGTTGCCTGATCCAATATCTGCCCGTATTGTTGATCGGTGGGGTTCATTATTCATAACAGGCTACATGATTGTCATCGCCTATGGCCTGATCAAAGAAAGTCTGCCTGAAATACTTGATCGCACGATTCCTGAACCTGAGCATTATCAAATACTCCGAATACTGGCGGAAAACGTTGACCAATACGATGGATTCAGTGGCTACAAGGCCCGAAGATCAGGCAAAGACTTATTCATACTGTTAAATCTATGCTTTTTCTCTACATATACTCTTGAACAAATTGAAACACGGTTGAGCCCCATCCGGCAGGCATTTGAAACCGAACTGCCTGGGGCAAACCTGACCATTGAACCAAAAATAATGGATAAGCATTGA
- the ybgF gene encoding tol-pal system protein YbgF, translating into MKYMTLCLLAVFSLLAVGCTATRQTAATTEASTEWRIKNLEENFLNFREEQRKQADQSVAAAEALDRRLAGIESDLAVLRGGEVVVAAPGDEPRSEGWVSDESGPDDLKPEEGGWVSSDSGTPGPAAESGEEKPWAEVPGAPVTIPEPTVISRSPVPAPAKAAPAPAKVSAMGAQATYDAGLAKYNGGDFEGARGAFDEFLKKYSSDGLTPNALYWKGETYYSQKDYAQAILTFKEVTSRYPKHAKSASALLKIGMSYDRVGDPDNAVFYLRALVEDFPKSAPATLARKELTRLGG; encoded by the coding sequence ATGAAATACATGACGCTCTGCCTGCTCGCCGTGTTCAGCCTGCTGGCGGTCGGCTGTACCGCCACCAGACAGACGGCGGCCACTACCGAGGCGAGCACCGAATGGCGCATCAAGAACCTCGAAGAGAACTTTCTCAACTTTCGCGAGGAGCAGCGCAAGCAGGCGGACCAGAGCGTTGCCGCTGCCGAGGCTCTGGACAGACGGTTGGCTGGCATTGAGTCTGATCTGGCCGTGCTCAGGGGCGGCGAGGTTGTGGTGGCCGCCCCTGGCGACGAACCCAGGAGCGAGGGGTGGGTGTCGGACGAATCCGGACCCGACGACCTCAAGCCCGAAGAGGGTGGGTGGGTGAGCAGCGATTCTGGCACCCCTGGACCTGCCGCCGAAAGCGGCGAGGAAAAGCCGTGGGCCGAGGTTCCCGGAGCGCCGGTGACCATTCCAGAACCCACGGTGATCAGCCGGTCGCCAGTCCCGGCCCCGGCCAAGGCAGCTCCCGCCCCGGCCAAGGTCTCCGCAATGGGAGCGCAGGCCACGTATGACGCCGGGCTGGCCAAATACAACGGCGGTGATTTCGAGGGTGCGCGCGGCGCGTTCGATGAATTTCTCAAGAAGTACTCCAGTGACGGGCTGACCCCCAACGCGCTGTACTGGAAGGGGGAGACCTATTATTCCCAAAAGGATTACGCCCAGGCCATCCTGACCTTCAAGGAGGTCACCAGCCGGTACCCCAAGCACGCCAAGTCGGCCTCGGCCCTGCTCAAGATAGGGATGTCCTATGACCGCGTGGGCGATCCGGACAACGCCGTGTTCTACCTCAGGGCGCTGGTCGAGGACTTTCCCAAGTCCGCCCCGGCCACCCTGGCCCGCAAGGAGCTGACCCGTCTGGGAGGTTGA